The genome window AAAATTGGAAATCATATGAAGCAAATGTAAAAAGCTGAATTACTTGTAGTGATAGCTCATCGAATTTTGAATGATTTTGTAACGTCTGCAAATTGTTTGGCTGAAGGTcagataacaataaaaattaccAATGGCTGACTGAACAGATTTATATAAGGTTTAATCAACCACAACAATGTATGGATCAAATGACAAGCTTATGCCATATAAGCCATAAAAATCAGAGCGAGAGAGGCGAGAGCGTGGCAAGAGAGTAAAATGAGCGCaaatgtgtgtgaatgtgtgtgtgagagtgtgtgtatctatATCTTGTTGACTCGATTTTGTTGGCCCTTAGAGCATTCGTGAACATGCGCTTGTATCTGAAGGATCACGCCTGTCGTTGCCACAACAAATGCTATCACACAATACTGCAAcgaatttgtaataaaaataattccaatttgtaaaatatttcacttaactcttttctttttgtttgcagtATGAAATTGTGGCCAAATTCGCCGGttcatataccaaaatacgaTGGAATGCTGCCATTTGCGAGCAGCGCATCACCGGCGACCAGCAGCAGTCCAATTGCAATCAATTCAGTGACATCAACAAATTCGCCAACATTGAAACTAATGGATGCCACAAACATGGTATCGCCGCAGCATATGCCAGCGGATATGGATGATTACGTATgtagacaaacacacacacactcacagagtAAATTCACTAATTGGATTCGGTCTTTGCTATATAGAATCAGAACATAATGCCGGAATCGATGCCAGCACAAGTGACACAATGGCTGACCCAACATCGTCTGACGGCCTATCTCACCACTTTTGCCCACTTCTCGGGCGCCGATATTTTGCGGTAAGTGAGcttttttttgatttctcCAACAAAAAGCTTATGCTCTCTACCTTTTTGCAGCATGTCCAAGGAGGATCTGATACAAATATGTGGACTAGCCGATGGCATACGCATGTATAATATTCTGCGCGCTAAGTAAGCATAagtatagcaaaaaaaaaagaaacttgcaCGGATTAAGTTTAAGTTATATAGCAACTTTCAACGCTCTTGTTTGTCTATTCTTTAACAAGCTTTTATAATATGAAACGATATGGAAATGTTCCCTCGTTTGTTCACGATCTCGTAGACTATAGAAGTTAAAgactttaaatttgttaaaaatacttcCACCTCCTTTACGCAgatcaatttttgtttatgctgCACAAATTGAGTGTGATTCTAAACGAATGTTGTTCTCAATTACTTTCCTTTCATCAAATAATTAACTTCTAACTTTTCCTTAAAATTTGTTGGAAATACTTTCAGGCATTTTACGCAGATCGAGCTTTTATGCACAAAATTGAGTGCGATTCTGATTATTGAGACCTTATTATAAATGACTTGGTATCTCAATTGTTTTCCTTTTCACAAACTTATTAACTTTTCCTTAACATTTGTTAGAAATACTTACAACAGTTTTACGTAGATCAAGTTTTATTTAAGCTGAACTGATTGAGTGCGCTTCTGATTATTGAAACCTTTTTCTAAACGATGTTTTTCCTTTTGATAAGCTAATTAACTTTTCCTTAACATTTAACTTATACTTCCAGCTGCTTTATTCAGATCAAGTTTTAATAATGATGATTATTTAAACCTTTTTCTAAATGACTTTTGCtttcttaattaataaacttttCCTCACTTGTTTGCAGAACAATTGCACCACGTCTGACTCTCTATGCCAGCATGGATGGCTGCAGCTTCAATGCCATCTATTTGCTCTCCAACACGGCCAAGGAGCTGCAGCAGAAGCTTTACAAGTTACCTGGTTTCTACGAGTTCATGGCCAAGGGCGGCTCCGCTGGAGGTATGGAGAATGGAGGCgtggcagctgccgctgcGCTCTACAACAATTGGGGCATGCATTCAAAGTTCTCCGGCAGCGGGTCGAACATCTTCAATGAGGTGAACAAGAGTTGTGTGTACATTTCGGGACCGTCTGGCGTTCATGTTAGTGTCACCGATGAGGTGCTTAACAATGAGATCAAGGATGGCAGCCTCTATGCATTGGATGTGCAGGCGGGCAAAGTTGTATTGAAATTGATCAATAAGCAGGATAATAAttgaacaaacaacaaatatgctTAGTTGTAGAATTGCCTTTGTTAAAGTTTGTCTAGAGaatgtgaatgaatgaaaacagaattcaaatgaaaagtaTAGTTTTTAGCATTTAATCACTAAACTaactattcaatattttacgAATAACACACACGTATTACAATTACACAtcagatatatacatatagatcATATATGATATCATTTTCTATGTAAGTTTCAATTTGTAGGAGATTTCGCGCAGCAATTTTGAGCAAGTTATAACAGAAAAAAGATCACCTTCTCTCCCCTTAAATAATATGATTTCGATATTGgaaatgcttttattttcttttatcaGTTTCTCCccgtttgtttatttgctattttcatCCATTATCtcccatttccattccatttttttttgcatagcATTCtgttcttaattttatttttttcgtatcTAATGCTGtatgttttatgtatttaagttcttattattttattttctaacaTCATGCACCTACGTAAATAAcgtttatatatttgtttcaatatatatattatcacATAAACACCGCAACACGATATCCGTATGAAACAGTTGCAAAACATTTGAAgtagaaaaaattaaagaaaataccacaaaaaaaaacaaaaaaaaatattaaaaacctaaaaaaaaatatatataaatttagaatatgtttataatataaaccacacaacaaaagaaaatacaaaccaacaaaaagaaattatgaTTACCACATTCAAAGTACAGTACCACGATaaatcgaacaacaacaacgaatgtCGGATGAGAGTTCAGCTAACAACCAAACAACATCTATTGTTTTTACTTATCCAGCTTGTCTATTGTATGTGATAGAAGCAATAAAGTGTTATCCAAGAGTGGACtgtcaaaaaaagaaaaatccaCCGATActgtgtttttatttgaaaaaagaaaaatcgaaaTCCGAGCTATCGATAACTATTATCAAATTCAACGTAATCGTTCAATAGCAACTCTGGCTCAATTCGGGTTTTCCCCCTGGGAGCTTcatcaatttttgttgtacaatttttgttttttttcggcaAACTTCTGTTCAAAATTAACAAGtctaaaataattatgaagatttttttcttaatacaatttattgttttgctgaCTTTCGCGCTAAGTAAAAGCcattgaaatgcaataaaattagataaagaataatttttaatcaaatgcaGGCATTAAAGGGGATTGTCAAATTTATTCGAATATGGTTGAGGTCACAAATCGTATATTTACATATCGTGATGAAGCAGGAGCTTATCAATTGCTGCGCACGGAAACTGTACCCACCGGATTGACGCTTCACATGTTTTGTCATGGCGGAGATGTGATTGAGACTCAATGTCAGGATAATGGTCAATTTTCAACACGGTTTCCCATGCGGTGCTCCAAACCAATGGTGGCAAATGCGAAACCTGTGGGTGACAATGATTGTGCCGGGCAAATGTATTCGATTGGCCATCAGATTAATGGAGCCCACTTGGAACTCTTTCGATCCTGCTACGATGCTAGGAACGGACGCGTTTTGTACGCCGAAAGCGATGTCTATTACAAGTCCTATTGTGAGAGTGAGTAGATGATTCTATATGCTGTTCTGATTCGTCTTTTATGCAGTTCCGCGGCGTCCATTTGTGGACGTCACCACCGATGAGATTGTGACACCAGCCGAAGGCACATCTTATATAAAGAGAAATATTTACAGTGCCTTCTGTTCCATCCTTGGCGATAAGCAAGATTACTGGCCCAGTCCTTATAATTTGATCATCAATCGTGGTCATTTGGTTGCCTCAGCGGATTTTCTATTTGTCGATCAAATGTCGAGCACCTTTCGCTACATCAACTTTGTGCCACAATGTAAATCCATCAACGATGGCAACTGGGAGAAGATTGAGCGTTGGGTGCGCAGTCAAATCCCCAGATCATCTCCATTTCATATCAAAACTGGTGGCATCGATGTGTTAAACTTAGCCGATGTGAATGGCTACGATCGCCCAGTTTATTTGTATAACTCAAAGTTGCCAGTTCCACAATGGATCTATAAAGTGGTCAGAGATGTCGCAAGTGGCAAGAGAATCTATGTATTTCTTTCCTTCAACAGCGTCTTCCAAAAAAATCCGCCAAGTGTGCCTGCTTTTTGTCAGGCTGTCTCTTGTCCATTCTACTTATGGCAAGACTCAAAGAACggatatatattttgctgcAATCCAGAAAAATTTCCATATTAAATCAAACCAGTGAGTAAtagtatttttctttattatgattgataattataaataattcacaTTTATTGCGTGTcgcaaatttgttgaatttgtgtttttttgtttttgcgatTTAATTGGCCGCCTCCATTACTTAAATTGTTCTTTgcataatttagtatttttatttaacgttCACAGGCGCATTAGGCAATCGATTAGCTTGCAAACACTGGGAAAAATAGTCGACCCAGTTTCCGCAATcacgtttatttattttgtaatatttataacaGGAAACGAGtattacattttgaaattcaaaattaaaattttttataatcataaaatgaattttagctgaaatataatatattcaggACGATCAAAATACTAGCTTATCTAATCTAAAATTTTACTGTActataattatacaatttttaggAAAGGAAATTACCACTAAAGCTTGTAATGCTAGACATTCAATTTTAGAATTAACATTACTTAAAGTCGTATTAGTTAGCTGTATTAAACTCTAAGAAGACGGATATTAcactttttaattgaaaattacaaattttcatatacatacataaaactaattttaacggaaaaataaaatatattaaggaCGAGCAAATCTATCTAACctaaaatttgaattgttcGAAAAGATcggtattaaaaaaaaataataaggaaaaattaaaaactagtTCTTCGATTCTAGAATTAACCTGAATTATTAGTTAGTTTAATTCATCTAACTCTAAACAAACGTGTGCTACCcaatacaaattttcaataaaaacatattctaataatacaccaaaataatatatcgaaaaaatactgaaatttaccGAAGGCTTTGTATTATCTAATCACAACCAATaactgaaaaatataaatattatataactttaaatttgattgcaCTATTCTTGTAACATAATTGCAAGGTTTAAAAGGATAGTGCAAcgcaaaatcaaaatcaagtAACAATAGTAATTCAATTCTAGAATTATCATTActtaaagtaaagtaaataaatcgAATTTTAAACAGGGATAACTAACAAGTTGTTACCGCATAAACCAAATTTacacaaattgaatattttgatagctaagatttacatttaatatgtGACCATCGATTAGTGCGAATTTCAGATCAATTAAAACGCTTAACGACTTTTTAATCATTTACGCAATGCGCTTTAAAAGCCCTTGGGCACCTCAAGACCTGCATCAGTCATAACTAAGAAACTCTAACGTAATGACGCTGAATTTCGATAGCGAAGTGCAAGTTTTTTATGAAGGACAAAAAAGGATTTTAAACTTTTACTCGATATGGCCGCAGGAGACGAGATGTCAACGTCTAATGCATAGCATACATTTCTGGCACGTTTTCAGTTTCTGGATAATGCTCTTCAATCTGATATTGATGCTGCACATTGTCATTAATATTGGCAACATTGATGAGATCGTTAAGGGATTCTTTGTGCTGGCCACTTGCATGGCCTACACACACAAGGTGAGTTACCTAGAAGGTGATCCCttcacagaaaaaaaaaattggttaaataaaaatttagtAGTTCTAAAATCAAATCTTAGTACTAAGAATTTTGGTCTAAAAAATGCTTCAAGAAcatgaaaattttaatgtttgaaAAGACATCTTGATATTCGACCcaagttcttattaataagagacaaaaaagaaaagaccaaaaatattaatttatgatCCAAAAATGTTACAttatagtttttagttttttttttttactatttattaataattttattatttaattaacagaTTCAGTTGTATGACATGTTAATCTTTTTACTTACGAAATATTTATCATCGATTCGCGCAGCATTTTAACCCAGAATCTTACTCCAATGAAGAATGgaatatgaatgaaaaaacTTAAAGCTATATTAGGTTAACCAAGTATTACTTTCTATATATGTTTCAGGTTTATTCCGTCAAGGTAAACAATGTTGCTTTGTTGCAACTCTTTCAGGATCTTCATGCCGCACACTTTCGACCAGAGGATGCCGAGGAGGAGCTGATCTTTGTGGCAGCCCGACAACTCAGCTATGCTCTCTATAAGTATTATGGCATAATTTCAGTGACGGCTTTGACCATGCTTCTAATCACTCAATATGCCATCGATAATACGCAATTGCCGTTGGCAACTTATCATCCATTTAGCGCAGAACGCGGCACTTTTGGCTACATCTTCATGTATTGGTATCAATGTGTCGCCTTATCGTTGTCCTGCTTCGTGAACATATGCTTTGATTCGCTCTGCTGCTCCATGTTCATCTTCATCAAGTGCCAATTGGATATTTTGGCATTGCGACTCCAGAGATTGGGATACGATTGTGACGAGATTGTTGAGTTGCAGCTGCGAGATCAGCTCAAGCATTGCATCGAGCATTACATGAGAGTTGTGGAGCTGTCTGCCAATATCGAAGCACTCATCTACAAGCCCATATCATCGCAGATATTCTGTTCGGTTCTGGTGCTGACAGCCAACTTCTATGCCATGTCCTTGGTGAGTTAAGAGTGTTGTCTAAGATTTGTTTAATCAGCGTAAGACTATTGAGTTGGCAGCCTAATAAATTCAACTTGGAATCCATGAACTTTGCGTTGACAAAATTAGCATCAAtttgtgattttatttatattgagattgttataatttatattcccatatccgaaactattttttaGTCTCAAAAGTATAGCTTCttttggtataaaaatgtttgtcaCATTTACTTCTCATATATTTCTGAAATAATATCGTAATTTATAGCCTTGAAAGCCATCTTTTGTAATCGATTAAGCCaatctttaatttaatcattACATTTTCGTGGCTTTTAAAAGTCTTTGGAAAAATATGCaacttattttcattaatccgaacattaaacaaaaaatacatatttacgTGGaagaaaatcaacaactgctATTTCAGTGTGCAGCCAAAACTTTGTACACttataaaaatacgaaaactacagaaaaacttaaaaaatgtaaaggaGTGTTTGCCATACTCTATTTTACAATAACAATGTGCAAGCGAACAGCTAACAAAgattagttttgtttattctcactgctatttcaaagttcacagctgCATATAATAAGCTAATAACAATTTAGCAAAGGTAGAAACAAATTGCTTTTCActattcttttttataattttaatacaatttaaactTGAAATTCGAAATATAAAGAATTATAGCCAATAGCAACACAAGACTTTATTTACCTTGCATTATACATGAACTAAATTAAATCGTAGacttaacatttattttctttgctaATACAAATAAGTACAATTCTAATTAAGAAAATTTACCTAActctaaataaattaattccaTATAAATCGagaaattaatttctatataGATATAATTAAGTGTACATTTAATTCTTTTGCAGTTATCCGATGACAAGTTGGTTTTTCTCAAGTTTTTCATCTACCAAAGCTGCATGCTGATTCAGGTTTTCATACTCTGCTACTTTGCCGGGTAAGTTTAAAGGAATAAACTCGTATTTATGTACTTGATTTATCTTCAATTGTCAGTGAAATTGTGCAGCGAAGCACTGAGCTGCCCCATGAGCTGTACAAGAGCAATTGGGTGCACTGGTCGCGGTCCAATCGACGCCTGATGCTGATGTTTATGCAACGCCTGGACACTGCAATACGCATAAGGACCTTTAATGCGAGTCACGCCTTTGACTTAGCTCTTTTCAGTTCGGtgagttgatttttttttgcactgtACTGCACTTAATTTGCCCATAATGAGGGCGCCTCATTAGAGCTCATTATCCTGCGTTGTCCTTGCATAAGTTGCGCCTATAAAAGCCTCCAAAGTTAGAGGCTTTATCATTTAATAGTTGTTGAACCGAGCGAACCAAAGATGAACCGCGCAGAGCACCGAGAGATTACCGAAAGTTTCTACAAGTATCAGGTGCGATATTTTGAGATTTTGGGCTTGTGGCAACTGCGTCTAGATGccacaaagcagcagcagatgttGCATCTTCTGCGCTATTTGCTCTTCTTGGGCATTGTGTCGGTCATGCTGCTCTTTTTCGCAATACACGTTTTGGCCAACATCGATCAGCTGACCGTGATAATGCAAGTGTTCTTCATGTTTGCCACCGAAATGTCCTGCATGGTCAAGTTGCTCAGCATACGACTGAAGCGTCGGGAACATGCTCAACTGCTGGATGAGATGCATTCCAGCGTCTATAGGCCAAGAACTGCGGAGGAAACGTTGGCATTCAAGGCTGCCGCCCAGATGGCCTTCAATATGCGCAATTACTATGGTGCCATGTCGATTCTGGCAGCCGCATTGCTACTGGTGATGCAATGGTTTGTGGACAGCAGCGCCTTGCCGCTGGTAATGTATGAGCCTTGTGATCTGGCCAATTCGGGTTGTTATTACTCTCTCTACATGTATCATCTGTTGTCACTGATGCCCACTTGCTGGCTGAACATTGCCTTCGATTCCATGTCACAGGCTTTGCTGAACTTTTTGCGTGCACAGTTAGTGATGCTGTCGATGCGGCTGGAGAATTTGGGTGCTGCCTTGACTCCTTTGGATGATCATCGCATAGCGAAGGAATTGCGGGAGTGTTGCGTTTATTATGCGCGTATTGAGCGACTCAGGGATATGGTGGATGGTTTCATTAAAATTCCCTGTTCGGTGCAATTGTTTTGTACCATTCTGGTGCTCGTTTCGAACTTCTATGAAATGTCTGCGCACGCGGGCGAAACGGCTTTCATCATGAAGATTGTAACGTATCAGTTTGCAATGCTGCTGCAAATCTTCATTGTTTGCTATGCGGCCAACGAGGTCACTTATCAGAGCTCGCTTTTGGGTCATGCTCTCTACAATTCTGAGTGGACCACTTGGAACAAGGACAATCGCAAGATGTGTTTACTGATGATGCTGCGCTTCGATGATCCGCTTTGGGTGCGCACCATAAATCACACGCAGAGCTTTAGTTTGCCTACATTTTCATCTGTATGATATGCAGTTGATTTtggtttgatttaattattaacatattttatttacttttcagATTGTGAACTGCTCGTACAGTTACTTTGCATTGCTCAAGAGGGTCAACAGCTAAATGTGGCGGcttaaaaatttttgaaacttTCGCACGCGTTGGCAGCACTGCTTATCGAATAACGATTACTTATCGGTTTTAGTATATGACTATTTTAGGCACATTTTCAATGATTTGTaataaatgacaaaaataaataacactgCACATACCATAGCGTCCAGCTCATGTTCGTTGTTCGTGTAAAATGTTTAAACGTTGCAATCATTATACTAATATAATATGGTTAGTGAATGCAATTAATACTCAAAAgcaaacttaaaaaaatgagTTTAAATTCCTTCGGATAATTCcacgcattttttttttacaaactaattttattaaattaaattaaatgatttattcaTATACCCGAATTTcctatttaattatttttctttaaattacttttatcttaaaataataaagtaaaataaatattctattgTCTTGGTACattcattttatgcaaatgagaGGTATGGATTCTAAGATATATGCTCATTTTCATACATTTGCTGTATTAATGTggacaatattttattaaattgttagaAATgacatttgatttgtttaataaagaatgaaaattggtattatttttattgttcatttaaacaaatttttaaatatgaaacagttaaataatttgtgttgtaatttttagtatatttttgtggtttcactacaaatgttaaaaatacCAGATTCTACTTATCGATAAGTCGAGTGCGCATTTTACAACACTAAACATATCATATCGTTCAGCTGACGCTCGTTTTCGCTTTAGCGTTCGTGCTTCgtgttaaaagttaaaatgtcGAAAGAAAATTCAGAAAGCAGCCCTAGCTGCCTGCATTGCAGAGTGCACGATTCAAAACAGACATTTCATGAGATCTTCGACGATGTGGGCATTGACATCGAATTGCCAAATTTACTGGCCaagtattttcaattaagtGTCAAACCTGATCCAAAAAAACAGCAGTTGTTGTGCCTAGAGTGTGTGAATA of Drosophila nasuta strain 15112-1781.00 chromosome 3, ASM2355853v1, whole genome shotgun sequence contains these proteins:
- the LOC132794298 gene encoding uncharacterized protein LOC132794298 gives rise to the protein MKIFFLIQFIVLLTFALSIKGDCQIYSNMVEVTNRIFTYRDEAGAYQLLRTETVPTGLTLHMFCHGGDVIETQCQDNGQFSTRFPMRCSKPMVANAKPVGDNDCAGQMYSIGHQINGAHLELFRSCYDARNGRVLYAESDVYYKSYFPRRPFVDVTTDEIVTPAEGTSYIKRNIYSAFCSILGDKQDYWPSPYNLIINRGHLVASADFLFVDQMSSTFRYINFVPQCKSINDGNWEKIERWVRSQIPRSSPFHIKTGGIDVLNLADVNGYDRPVYLYNSKLPVPQWIYKVVRDVASGKRIYVFLSFNSVFQKNPPSVPAFCQAVSCPFYLWQDSKNGYIFCCNPEKFPY
- the LOC132794296 gene encoding odorant receptor 46a isoform X3, with the translated sequence MTLNFDSEVQVFYEGQKRILNFYSIWPQETRCQRLMHSIHFWHVFSFWIMLFNLILMLHIVINIGNIDEIVKGFFVLATCMAYTHKVYSVKVNNVALLQLFQDLHAAHFRPEDAEEELIFVAARQLSYALYKYYGIISVTALTMLLITQYAIDNTQLPLATYHPFSAERGTFGYIFMYWYQCVALSLSCFVNICFDSLCCSMFIFIKCQLDILALRLQRLGYDCDEIVELQLRDQLKHCIEHYMRVVELSANIEALIYKPISSQIFCSVLVLTANFYAMSLLSDDKLVFLKFFIYQSCMLIQVFILCYFAGEIVQRSTELPHELYKSNWVHWSRSNRRLMLMFMQRLDTAIRIRTFNASHAFDLALFSSSSLSCVVLA
- the LOC132794296 gene encoding odorant receptor 46a isoform X2; this translates as MTLNFDSEVQVFYEGQKRILNFYSIWPQETRCQRLMHSIHFWHVFSFWIMLFNLILMLHIVINIGNIDEIVKGFFVLATCMAYTHKVYSVKVNNVALLQLFQDLHAAHFRPEDAEEELIFVAARQLSYALYKYYGIISVTALTMLLITQYAIDNTQLPLATYHPFSAERGTFGYIFMYWYQCVALSLSCFVNICFDSLCCSMFIFIKCQLDILALRLQRLGYDCDEIVELQLRDQLKHCIEHYMRVVELSANIEALIYKPISSQIFCSVLVLTANFYAMSLLSDDKLVFLKFFIYQSCMLIQVFILCYFAGEIVQRSTELPHELYKSNWVHWSRSNRRLMLMFMQRLDTAIRIRTFNASHAFDLALFSSIVNCSYSYFALLKRVNS
- the LOC132794296 gene encoding odorant receptor 46a isoform X4, which produces MNRAEHREITESFYKYQVRYFEILGLWQLRLDATKQQQMLHLLRYLLFLGIVSVMLLFFAIHVLANIDQLTVIMQVFFMFATEMSCMVKLLSIRLKRREHAQLLDEMHSSVYRPRTAEETLAFKAAAQMAFNMRNYYGAMSILAAALLLVMQWFVDSSALPLALLNFLRAQLVMLSMRLENLGAALTPLDDHRIAKELRECCVYYARIERLRDMVDGFIKIPCSVQLFCTILVLVSNFYEMSAHAGETAFIMKIVTYQFAMLLQIFIVCYAANEVTYQSSLLGHALYNSEWTTWNKDNRKMCLLMMLRFDDPLWVRTINHTQSFSLPTFSSIVNCSYSYFALLKRVNS
- the LOC132794296 gene encoding odorant receptor 46a isoform X1, with translation MNRAEHREITESFYKYQVRYFEILGLWQLRLDATKQQQMLHLLRYLLFLGIVSVMLLFFAIHVLANIDQLTVIMQVFFMFATEMSCMVKLLSIRLKRREHAQLLDEMHSSVYRPRTAEETLAFKAAAQMAFNMRNYYGAMSILAAALLLVMQWFVDSSALPLVMYEPCDLANSGCYYSLYMYHLLSLMPTCWLNIAFDSMSQALLNFLRAQLVMLSMRLENLGAALTPLDDHRIAKELRECCVYYARIERLRDMVDGFIKIPCSVQLFCTILVLVSNFYEMSAHAGETAFIMKIVTYQFAMLLQIFIVCYAANEVTYQSSLLGHALYNSEWTTWNKDNRKMCLLMMLRFDDPLWVRTINHTQSFSLPTFSSIVNCSYSYFALLKRVNS
- the LOC132794296 gene encoding odorant receptor 46a isoform X5, whose amino-acid sequence is MVCGQQRLAAGNALLNFLRAQLVMLSMRLENLGAALTPLDDHRIAKELRECCVYYARIERLRDMVDGFIKIPCSVQLFCTILVLVSNFYEMSAHAGETAFIMKIVTYQFAMLLQIFIVCYAANEVTYQSSLLGHALYNSEWTTWNKDNRKMCLLMMLRFDDPLWVRTINHTQSFSLPTFSSIVNCSYSYFALLKRVNS